Below is a window of Actinomycetota bacterium DNA.
ACGCGAACAGCAGGTTCGAGCCCATCCCCTCGATCGTGCCGACGATCTCGGACTGCACGCCGGTCCCGATGGCCACGAGCAGGATCACCGCCGCGACGCCGATGATCACGCCGAGCATCGTGAGCGCGCTGCGCACCTTGTTCGCCGAGAGCGCGCGCACCGCGATGCGGAAGGACTCGAGCAGATTCACGGCACCGCCCATCCTTCGCCGTCGCCGGCGCCCGCGGCGAGACGCGCCATCTCGTCCGCCGCCATCACGCGCTCGGGCACGGCCTCGTCGGCCACGATCCGCCCGTCGGCGATGTGCACGATGCGCTCCGCATGCCGCGCGACCTTCAGGTCGTGGGTCACGAGCACGATCGTGATGCCCTGCGCGTGCAGCTCCTGGAGTATCGCCATGACCTCCACGCCGGAGCGCGAGTCGAGGTTGCCCGTGGGCTCGTCGGCCAGCACGATCGACGG
It encodes the following:
- a CDS encoding ABC transporter permease; the protein is MNLLESFRIAVRALSANKVRSALTMLGVIIGVAAVILLVAIGTGVQSEIVGTIEGMGSNLLFA